One stretch of Desulfovibrio sp. DNA includes these proteins:
- the nifH gene encoding nitrogenase iron protein, with the protein MPRKIAIYGKGGIGKSTTTQNTAAAMAHFHNKKIFIHGCDPKADSTRLILGGKPQETLMDTLRALGAEKVTLDKVVKKGFKDILCVESGGPEPGVGCAGRGVITAIDLMENQGAYTDDLDFVFFDVLGDVVCGGFAMPIRDGKAQEVYIVASGEMMAIYAANNICKGLLKYAKQSGVRLGGIICNSRNVDKEKEFLEEFTASIGTQMIHFVPRDNIVQKAEFNKKTVTEFDDSVNQAQEYSMLGEKIINNKNFVIPQPLTMDQLEAMVVKYGISD; encoded by the coding sequence ATGCCTCGCAAAATCGCTATCTACGGCAAGGGCGGCATCGGCAAGTCCACCACCACTCAGAACACTGCGGCCGCCATGGCCCATTTTCACAACAAGAAGATCTTCATCCACGGCTGCGACCCCAAGGCCGACTCCACCCGCCTCATTCTCGGCGGCAAGCCGCAGGAAACGCTTATGGACACCCTGCGTGCCCTGGGCGCTGAAAAGGTCACTCTGGACAAGGTCGTGAAGAAGGGCTTCAAGGACATCCTCTGCGTGGAATCCGGCGGCCCCGAACCCGGCGTTGGCTGTGCGGGACGCGGCGTCATCACGGCCATTGACCTTATGGAAAATCAGGGCGCGTACACGGACGATCTGGATTTTGTGTTCTTTGACGTTCTGGGCGACGTGGTGTGCGGCGGCTTCGCCATGCCCATACGCGACGGCAAGGCCCAGGAAGTCTACATCGTGGCTTCTGGTGAAATGATGGCCATTTACGCCGCAAACAACATCTGCAAGGGGCTTCTCAAGTATGCCAAGCAGAGCGGCGTGCGCCTCGGCGGCATCATCTGCAACAGCAGAAACGTGGACAAGGAAAAAGAATTTCTTGAAGAGTTCACCGCATCCATCGGCACGCAGATGATCCACTTCGTCCCGCGCGACAACATTGTGCAGAAGGCGGAATTCAACAAAAAAACCGTCACGGAATTCGACGATTCCGTCAATCAGGCCCAGGAATACAGCATGCTGGGTGAAAAAATCATCAACAACAAGAACTTTGTCATCCCGCAGCCCCTGACCATGGACCAGCTTGAAGCCATGGTCGTGAAGTACGGCATCAGCGACTAA
- a CDS encoding Fe-only nitrogenase accessory AnfO family protein, which yields MTTLLDGGRIAVFMDGAGELAAPPTASVVSVYARGEDGWQPESEIGFALTGQESIGGLREKLDHLVQTLGACRILVGTDDNGALYGMLDALGFNICVMDRFDALALEAVRGSVLHALRNPVAPSSRPAASTPREIAPGRFFLDMVEAKEVDPLFTSREAILVFFEKKPFIQLQVRCDHPPRWLDSFALLTGLETSRETLESGLTLLTINHPTGRDHATLTGQKWFDAGGCSCG from the coding sequence ATGACCACGTTGCTCGATGGAGGCAGAATTGCAGTCTTTATGGATGGGGCCGGAGAGCTTGCGGCTCCTCCCACTGCCAGTGTTGTGTCAGTGTACGCCAGGGGTGAAGACGGATGGCAGCCGGAGAGCGAAATAGGTTTCGCCCTGACTGGTCAGGAGAGCATCGGCGGCCTGCGCGAAAAGCTGGATCATCTGGTGCAGACTCTGGGCGCTTGCCGCATACTGGTGGGCACGGACGACAATGGAGCCCTGTACGGCATGCTGGATGCCCTTGGCTTCAACATCTGCGTCATGGACAGGTTTGACGCTCTTGCCCTGGAGGCCGTGCGCGGCAGCGTGCTACATGCCCTGCGCAACCCCGTCGCACCGTCGTCGCGTCCTGCTGCCAGCACGCCGCGCGAGATAGCGCCAGGACGGTTTTTTCTCGATATGGTGGAGGCCAAGGAGGTTGACCCCCTGTTCACCTCGCGGGAAGCCATTCTGGTCTTCTTTGAGAAAAAACCCTTTATCCAGTTGCAGGTTCGCTGTGATCATCCGCCGCGCTGGCTGGACAGCTTTGCACTGCTGACCGGGCTTGAAACCAGCAGGGAGACACTGGAGTCCGGCCTTACCCTGCTTACCATAAACCATCCGACAGGGCGCGATCACGCCACGCTCACAGGGCAGAAATGGTTTGACGCGGGGGGCTGTTCTTGTGGATAA
- a CDS encoding glutamine amidotransferase yields MKRCVAVQHVAFEHLGVFEQPLKEAGYDVTYVQAGVSPMTSDLWKDADLAVVLGGPIGVGEEDIYPFLLDERAMVAERLASGKPLLGICLGAQIMAAALGAKVYAGPKKEIGWGTVDVTAAGLRGPLAELASAPVLHWHGDTFDVPAGYELLAATPLTPHQAFSCGRGQLALQFHAEMDARLMDTWLIGHCCELAQTGNDPRTIRADALRLGQAARTAGLNFIRRWLAEEVA; encoded by the coding sequence ATGAAACGTTGTGTTGCCGTACAGCATGTGGCTTTTGAGCATTTGGGCGTTTTTGAGCAGCCTTTGAAAGAGGCCGGCTATGACGTGACCTACGTGCAGGCCGGGGTGAGCCCCATGACCAGCGATTTGTGGAAGGATGCGGATCTGGCCGTGGTTCTGGGCGGCCCCATTGGCGTTGGCGAAGAAGACATCTATCCCTTCCTGCTTGACGAGCGGGCCATGGTGGCGGAGCGGCTGGCCTCGGGCAAGCCCTTGCTGGGCATTTGCCTTGGCGCGCAGATCATGGCCGCCGCCCTTGGCGCAAAGGTCTATGCCGGGCCGAAAAAAGAAATAGGCTGGGGCACGGTGGACGTGACCGCAGCGGGGCTGCGCGGCCCTCTGGCGGAGCTTGCCAGTGCCCCTGTGCTCCACTGGCACGGTGATACGTTCGATGTCCCGGCAGGATACGAACTGCTGGCCGCAACACCTTTGACGCCGCATCAGGCATTTTCCTGCGGTCGCGGCCAGCTTGCCCTGCAATTTCATGCAGAAATGGATGCAAGGCTTATGGATACCTGGCTTATCGGCCATTGCTGCGAACTGGCCCAGACCGGCAACGACCCCCGCACCATACGGGCGGACGCGCTGCGGCTGGGACAGGCCGCCCGCACGGCGGGGCTGAACTTCATACGGCGCTGGCTGGCTGAAGAAGTTGCCTGA
- a CDS encoding MFS transporter produces MPKRWKYRYTVLVIMFMTYLLCYMDRMVMATAIPFIADEFGLTTLEMGGVMSAFFFSYAILQIPGGILADRFGSRPVMAFGIAWWSVFTALTAVAKSLNPLILIRVAFGLGEGVFPPAAFKTIAAWFPKKEVGRANGFMLTTNSLGPALAPLFVAGVVAAWGWRSVFLSLLVPGIIIALLVWVFVSNTPQQSKHMSKEELADYAEDEAATPAVTHKRGIGDVVRMPIVWWCFFTLFFYNIAFWGIASWLPTYLLKSRGFSLSQMGVGASLPFFMGTIGFYLSGHISDKFFRNARQMPVVIGAVIGAVFVYLTAIAPSGNLAIAAQMVGFFFITIGLSAIFTLPVAVMPKEMVGSAAGVVNTAGQIAGFLSPLLVGYILSITDNNYTIVFNLFVGCLVIAALLSTRIRKAADH; encoded by the coding sequence ATGCCCAAGAGATGGAAATACCGGTATACCGTACTGGTCATCATGTTCATGACCTATTTGCTCTGCTACATGGACCGTATGGTCATGGCCACGGCCATCCCCTTCATCGCGGATGAATTCGGCCTGACCACCCTTGAAATGGGCGGCGTCATGAGCGCCTTTTTCTTCAGTTACGCCATCCTGCAAATTCCCGGCGGCATTCTGGCCGACCGCTTCGGCTCGCGCCCGGTCATGGCCTTTGGCATTGCCTGGTGGTCCGTCTTCACGGCGCTGACGGCCGTTGCCAAAAGCCTGAACCCGCTGATTCTCATCCGCGTGGCCTTTGGCCTTGGCGAAGGCGTTTTTCCGCCTGCGGCGTTTAAAACCATCGCGGCGTGGTTTCCCAAAAAAGAAGTCGGTCGGGCCAATGGCTTCATGCTCACCACCAACTCGCTTGGACCCGCCCTGGCCCCGCTGTTCGTGGCTGGCGTGGTTGCGGCCTGGGGCTGGCGCAGCGTGTTTTTGAGCCTGCTTGTTCCCGGCATTATCATTGCCTTGCTGGTGTGGGTTTTTGTGTCCAACACGCCGCAGCAAAGCAAGCACATGAGCAAGGAAGAACTGGCTGATTACGCCGAGGACGAAGCCGCCACACCCGCCGTCACGCACAAGCGCGGCATCGGCGATGTGGTCAGGATGCCCATCGTGTGGTGGTGCTTCTTCACACTGTTCTTCTACAACATCGCCTTCTGGGGCATTGCAAGCTGGCTGCCCACATATCTGCTCAAATCGCGCGGATTCAGCCTTTCGCAAATGGGTGTGGGGGCTTCGCTGCCCTTCTTTATGGGAACCATCGGCTTTTACCTCAGCGGCCACATTTCGGACAAGTTCTTCCGTAATGCCAGGCAAATGCCCGTTGTGATCGGGGCCGTCATCGGGGCTGTTTTCGTTTACCTCACGGCCATCGCGCCTTCGGGCAATCTTGCCATTGCCGCGCAAATGGTGGGCTTCTTTTTCATCACCATAGGCCTTTCAGCCATCTTCACCCTGCCTGTGGCCGTCATGCCCAAGGAAATGGTTGGTTCCGCAGCTGGCGTAGTCAATACGGCCGGGCAGATCGCGGGCTTCCTGTCGCCCCTGCTGGTGGGCTACATACTTTCCATAACTGACAACAACTATACCATCGTCTTCAACCTCTTTGTGGGCTGCCTCGTCATAGCCGCGCTGCTCTCAACGCGCATCAGGAAGGCGGCTGATCATTAG
- a CDS encoding D-aminoacylase: MLDILIKNARILDGTGNPWQPGDVAVQDGRIVAMGRVEGEAAQTIDAAGLFCTPGFIDPHGHDEGYALTDEETHAKLSQGVTTDVSGNCGLSLAPVSPNYATELAAAMALLTPPKNLKDFLTFDDFLRAMEARPHAINLAYQVGHGALRIAVTGMENRPATAKELDSMCGMLCEALQSGAVGMSVGMLYPPGNIASQDELVTLCRVLRDYDRIMTIHIRDEADGVVESVKEAIDLARLSGCFVNISHHKALGLSNWGKVNTTLGLIEEANAQGVAVGFDQYPYNANCTGLNTILPPSYLLSDQSELVNNLRTPEFRDQVRHTIMNPTEIWDNYARNVGMDRTLVIKADATPEAVGIRVSEYAAARGLEPMDAAFQLLADNNLDVVAVYFSISDEDIATVMRNINGMFGSDGIYVPGGKKTHPRIMGTMPRVLGHYVREKGVLRLDEAVRKMTSLPARRMRLARKGLLLEGYDADIVLFDAATVTDTADFIKDSYAPNQGIRHVIVNGRIAMTDNIYTGAASGRVYRAR; the protein is encoded by the coding sequence ATGCTGGATATCCTGATAAAAAACGCCCGCATTCTTGATGGAACGGGCAACCCCTGGCAACCGGGCGATGTGGCCGTACAGGACGGGCGCATCGTGGCCATGGGCCGTGTGGAGGGCGAGGCGGCACAAACCATTGACGCCGCCGGGCTGTTCTGCACGCCGGGCTTCATTGATCCTCACGGACATGACGAAGGCTATGCCCTTACCGATGAAGAAACCCACGCCAAACTGTCGCAGGGTGTAACTACCGACGTTTCCGGCAACTGCGGTCTGAGCCTGGCCCCGGTTTCGCCCAACTATGCAACTGAACTGGCCGCCGCCATGGCGCTGCTCACCCCGCCAAAAAATCTCAAAGATTTTTTGACCTTTGATGATTTTCTGCGCGCCATGGAAGCCCGGCCCCACGCCATCAACCTGGCCTATCAGGTAGGACACGGGGCCTTGCGCATTGCCGTTACGGGCATGGAAAACCGCCCCGCCACGGCAAAAGAGCTGGACTCCATGTGCGGCATGCTGTGCGAGGCATTGCAAAGCGGGGCCGTGGGCATGTCTGTGGGCATGCTCTACCCTCCGGGAAACATCGCCTCGCAGGACGAGCTTGTGACACTGTGCCGCGTTTTGCGCGACTACGACCGCATCATGACCATCCACATCCGCGACGAAGCGGACGGGGTTGTGGAATCGGTGAAAGAAGCCATTGACCTGGCGCGGCTTTCGGGCTGTTTTGTCAACATTTCGCACCACAAGGCGCTGGGTCTTTCCAACTGGGGCAAGGTCAATACCACCCTTGGTCTTATTGAAGAAGCCAATGCGCAAGGCGTGGCCGTGGGCTTTGACCAGTACCCCTACAACGCCAACTGCACCGGCCTCAACACCATTCTGCCGCCAAGCTATCTGCTGAGCGACCAGTCCGAGCTTGTCAACAATCTGCGCACGCCTGAATTTCGCGATCAGGTGCGCCACACCATCATGAATCCCACGGAAATCTGGGACAACTACGCCCGCAACGTGGGCATGGACAGAACTCTTGTCATCAAGGCCGACGCGACCCCCGAGGCCGTGGGCATCCGCGTGTCGGAATACGCCGCCGCGCGTGGCCTTGAACCTATGGACGCCGCCTTCCAGTTGCTGGCGGACAATAATCTGGATGTGGTGGCCGTGTACTTCAGCATATCTGATGAGGATATCGCCACGGTCATGCGCAATATCAACGGCATGTTCGGCTCTGACGGCATCTACGTGCCCGGCGGCAAAAAGACGCACCCGCGCATCATGGGCACCATGCCCAGAGTGCTGGGACATTACGTGCGCGAAAAGGGCGTGCTGCGCCTGGACGAAGCCGTGCGCAAGATGACCTCCCTGCCCGCCCGGCGCATGCGTCTGGCCCGCAAAGGCCTGCTGCTGGAAGGCTATGACGCGGACATCGTGCTCTTTGACGCGGCGACGGTCACGGACACGGCCGACTTCATCAAGGACAGCTACGCCCCCAACCAGGGCATACGGCACGTCATCGTCAACGGCCGCATAGCCATGACGGACAATATATATACCGGCGCGGCGTCCGGCAGGGTTTACCGGGCGCGCTGA
- a CDS encoding D-serine ammonia-lyase, with protein sequence MSSYNTLENLIQEHPLLRLMAAGEPVCWTNPGLRPFVEAATNNPFGLEDALDAMTRLERFAPYIAQVFPETAERGGIIESPVREVPAMRARLEDLWSLPLQGRLFLKLDSQLPVSGSIKARGGFYEVMALAERLALKNGILKPGDCYSKLATPEAREAFGKYSLAVGSTGNLGLSVGLMGAALGFKTTVHMSGDARQWKKDLLRQRGVTVVEYPEDYSKAVAAGRALAATDPFCHFVDDESSRDLFLGYAVAGLRLKQQLKDAGIRPDAEHPLCVYLPCGVGGGPGGVTFGLKLAFGDAVSCYFAEPTQAPAVILGLITGRDDAISGQDLGLPGKTAADGLAVSRPSALVCRAMRSLVSGLYTMRDETLYLLLHHLFQTEGIFLEPSALAGFPGVRHVAHGGFGPHPHAAQGTHLVWCTGGSLVPAQERQTYLAMGEKCAAEATPY encoded by the coding sequence ATGAGCTCATATAACACATTAGAAAATTTGATACAAGAACACCCCCTGCTGCGCCTGATGGCTGCAGGCGAACCGGTGTGCTGGACAAACCCCGGGCTGCGTCCCTTTGTCGAAGCCGCGACCAATAATCCCTTCGGGCTTGAAGACGCGCTGGACGCCATGACCAGGCTTGAGCGCTTTGCGCCCTACATTGCCCAGGTTTTTCCTGAAACTGCCGAACGTGGCGGCATCATTGAATCTCCCGTGCGTGAAGTGCCCGCCATGCGGGCGCGGCTGGAAGACCTGTGGAGCCTCCCCTTGCAGGGCAGGCTTTTTCTCAAGCTGGACAGCCAGTTGCCGGTATCCGGATCCATCAAGGCACGCGGCGGGTTTTACGAAGTGATGGCCCTGGCGGAACGCCTTGCCCTCAAAAACGGCATCCTCAAGCCCGGCGACTGTTACAGCAAGCTTGCCACCCCCGAGGCCAGGGAGGCCTTTGGCAAATATTCGCTGGCTGTGGGTTCCACGGGCAACCTTGGCCTTTCGGTGGGCCTTATGGGCGCGGCTCTGGGCTTTAAAACCACCGTGCACATGTCGGGCGACGCCCGCCAGTGGAAAAAGGACCTTTTGCGCCAACGCGGCGTCACCGTGGTGGAATATCCCGAAGACTACAGCAAGGCTGTGGCGGCCGGGCGCGCCCTGGCGGCCACCGATCCCTTCTGCCACTTTGTGGATGATGAAAGCTCGCGCGATCTCTTTCTTGGTTATGCGGTGGCCGGGCTTCGCCTCAAGCAGCAGCTCAAGGACGCAGGCATCCGCCCCGATGCGGAGCATCCCCTGTGCGTCTATCTGCCCTGCGGCGTGGGCGGTGGCCCCGGCGGCGTGACCTTTGGCCTCAAACTGGCCTTCGGGGATGCGGTTTCCTGCTATTTTGCGGAGCCGACCCAAGCCCCTGCCGTGATTCTGGGCCTCATTACCGGGCGCGACGACGCCATTTCCGGTCAGGACCTGGGCCTGCCGGGAAAAACCGCTGCCGACGGCCTTGCGGTTTCGCGCCCTTCTGCCCTGGTGTGCCGCGCCATGCGCTCCCTTGTGAGCGGGCTGTACACCATGCGTGACGAAACCCTGTATCTGCTTTTGCACCATCTGTTCCAGACCGAGGGAATCTTTCTCGAGCCTTCGGCCCTGGCCGGTTTTCCCGGTGTGCGCCACGTGGCGCACGGCGGCTTTGGCCCGCATCCCCATGCGGCGCAAGGCACACATCTTGTCTGGTGCACGGGCGGCAGCCTTGTGCCCGCTCAGGAACGGCAAACATATCTGGCCATGGGAGAAAAATGCGCTGCCGAGGCGACGCCGTACTGA
- a CDS encoding LysR substrate-binding domain-containing protein, whose protein sequence is MDMSVLLDVMPAVPFFLSAARHLSFTRAAADLCVTQGAVSHRIRQLEEALGFPLFHRFPRRLALTGEGERLYDILQRPVWDLENEIRRIRHLGLTGTLMVHCPPSLAGTWLVPRLYDFRAQHPGVEVHLRCRNDLVDFETDSVDIAIFYGEVPDSRLHVIPLMQEFVLPVCSPEYARAMQLPDKGKDGLKECLLLHDNTPWPNSQYYDEWQRWAEKCGVTGLNVQSGYSFDRSELAAMAAENGLGVALGRKQLVSAALAAGRLIAPFGEELLATQSYQLALRHEDVHRPRIVGFVNWLQSMTGA, encoded by the coding sequence ATGGACATGTCCGTACTGCTGGACGTCATGCCAGCCGTGCCCTTTTTTCTGTCGGCGGCGCGGCATCTGAGCTTTACCAGGGCCGCGGCGGATCTGTGCGTCACCCAGGGCGCTGTGAGCCACCGCATCCGCCAGCTTGAAGAAGCGCTTGGCTTTCCGCTCTTCCACCGTTTCCCGCGCAGGCTCGCGCTGACCGGCGAGGGCGAGCGCCTGTACGATATTTTGCAGAGGCCTGTGTGGGATCTTGAGAATGAAATCCGGCGGATACGCCATCTGGGCCTTACGGGCACGCTTATGGTGCACTGCCCTCCGTCTCTGGCCGGAACATGGCTTGTGCCGAGGCTTTACGACTTCAGGGCGCAGCACCCTGGTGTGGAAGTGCATTTACGCTGCCGTAATGATCTGGTGGACTTTGAGACGGATTCGGTGGATATCGCCATTTTTTATGGCGAGGTGCCTGATTCGCGTCTGCATGTCATTCCCTTGATGCAGGAATTTGTGCTGCCCGTGTGCTCGCCGGAATATGCCAGGGCCATGCAGTTGCCCGATAAAGGCAAGGACGGCCTCAAGGAGTGCCTGCTGCTGCACGACAACACCCCCTGGCCCAACAGCCAGTATTATGACGAATGGCAGCGCTGGGCCGAGAAGTGCGGCGTTACGGGGCTGAACGTTCAGAGCGGCTACAGCTTTGACAGGTCGGAACTGGCGGCCATGGCTGCGGAAAACGGCCTGGGCGTCGCCCTTGGGCGCAAGCAGCTTGTCAGCGCGGCACTGGCGGCGGGCAGGCTGATAGCCCCGTTCGGGGAAGAACTGCTGGCCACGCAAAGCTATCAATTGGCCTTGCGCCATGAAGACGTACACCGTCCGCGCATTGTCGGTTTTGTAAACTGGCTGCAAAGCATGACCGGCGCGTAG
- a CDS encoding ABC transporter ATP-binding protein, giving the protein MLDAHGITVTARNGRTILDQVSLQLNKGEMLAVIGPNGAGKSTLVKSITGLVPSRCQALTFNGASLTNMSRTLRARHIAYMPQATHPVPCSVFDAVLLGRKPHMNWLPSKDDQEKTRSVLAELNLDGMRHTCVTRLSGGELQKVLIARALVQEAPVLILDEPVNHLDIRNQVEILDCIMSVTQKRRMCTLIVLHHLNYAMRYAEKVLLLDKGRTIFSGPSSALSASSLSKVYGIAITLRHIDGVPYALF; this is encoded by the coding sequence ATGCTTGACGCGCATGGCATCACGGTAACGGCCCGCAATGGGCGCACTATTCTCGATCAGGTGTCCCTGCAACTGAACAAGGGAGAAATGCTGGCAGTCATCGGGCCCAACGGCGCGGGCAAGAGTACGCTGGTCAAGTCCATCACCGGGCTTGTGCCCTCGCGATGCCAGGCCCTCACCTTTAACGGGGCTTCCCTGACAAACATGAGCCGAACCCTGCGCGCCCGGCACATAGCGTACATGCCGCAGGCCACCCATCCTGTGCCGTGCAGTGTTTTTGACGCCGTGTTGCTGGGACGCAAACCCCACATGAACTGGCTGCCTTCAAAAGATGACCAGGAAAAGACCCGCAGCGTACTGGCGGAACTCAACCTGGATGGCATGCGCCACACCTGCGTAACCCGCCTGAGCGGCGGTGAACTGCAAAAGGTGCTCATAGCGCGGGCCCTGGTGCAGGAAGCTCCTGTTCTCATTCTGGACGAGCCTGTAAACCATCTTGACATACGCAACCAGGTGGAGATTCTCGACTGCATCATGAGCGTAACCCAAAAGCGTCGCATGTGTACGCTCATCGTACTGCATCACCTGAATTACGCCATGCGCTATGCGGAAAAGGTTCTGCTGCTGGACAAGGGCCGCACAATTTTTTCCGGGCCTTCTTCGGCGCTTTCCGCAAGCTCCCTCTCGAAAGTTTACGGCATTGCCATCACCCTGCGCCATATTGATGGCGTGCCGTATGCCCTGTTCTGA
- a CDS encoding iron ABC transporter permease yields MQPLDQASPPASCRYIYVARSLFLLALVAGIAVLGLVGMKLGAVSRSWTDILAALFSSSGDETLRYFVLHLRLPKIMAALAVGAALAVSGAILQNVLNNPLASPFTLGLSQGAAFGASFAMITLASTAGFGGVSLVALGAFAGSFFAALLILAFSLVRGMTPQGLILTGVALSTFFGAATMALQYFASDSQVAATVYWTFGDLSKGSWREAIMVGCAMLAGLLYALRRSLDYDTLRWGDTQAQALGVSVLQLRFASLLMASVMAAFATAFYGVIGFVGLVAPHMIRLVFPHAGHFFLLGAAALFGALFLLGADLVAQSLLYPTLLPIGIICAFTGVPVFLFLLFRGAASNA; encoded by the coding sequence ATGCAGCCCCTTGACCAGGCGTCCCCGCCCGCCTCCTGTAGATACATATACGTCGCGCGCTCCCTTTTTCTGTTGGCCCTGGTGGCGGGCATTGCCGTGCTGGGCCTTGTGGGCATGAAGCTTGGGGCGGTATCACGCAGCTGGACGGACATTCTGGCCGCGCTCTTTTCCAGTAGCGGCGATGAAACGCTGCGCTATTTTGTCCTGCATCTGAGGCTGCCCAAAATCATGGCGGCCCTGGCCGTGGGCGCGGCTCTGGCCGTGAGTGGGGCCATCCTGCAAAATGTGCTCAACAATCCCCTGGCCTCGCCCTTCACCCTTGGCCTTTCCCAGGGCGCTGCCTTCGGTGCCAGCTTTGCCATGATAACCCTGGCCTCCACAGCGGGTTTCGGGGGGGTGAGTCTTGTGGCCCTGGGCGCTTTTGCGGGCTCGTTCTTCGCGGCCCTGCTCATCCTGGCCTTTTCCCTGGTGCGGGGCATGACACCACAGGGGCTTATTCTCACCGGGGTGGCGCTCTCCACCTTTTTCGGCGCAGCCACCATGGCCTTGCAGTATTTCGCTTCGGACAGTCAGGTAGCCGCCACCGTGTACTGGACATTCGGCGATCTCAGCAAGGGCAGCTGGCGCGAAGCCATCATGGTGGGCTGCGCAATGCTGGCAGGCCTTTTGTACGCCCTGCGCCGCAGCCTTGATTACGACACGCTGCGCTGGGGCGACACACAGGCCCAGGCCCTTGGCGTTTCCGTGTTGCAACTGCGCTTTGCCTCCCTGCTCATGGCCTCGGTCATGGCGGCCTTTGCCACAGCCTTTTATGGCGTCATCGGCTTTGTGGGCCTGGTGGCCCCGCATATGATACGCCTGGTTTTTCCCCATGCCGGACATTTTTTTCTGCTGGGGGCGGCGGCGCTTTTTGGCGCACTTTTTCTGCTGGGAGCGGATCTTGTGGCCCAAAGCCTGCTCTATCCTACCCTGCTGCCCATAGGCATCATCTGCGCTTTTACCGGCGTACCCGTCTTTCTCTTTCTTCTCTTCAGGGGGGCTGCGAGCAATGCTTGA
- a CDS encoding ABC transporter substrate-binding protein, whose translation MEKKLSILALLLLLCLPAAPAGASTVTDALGRRVDVPEPEHISRILALGCSMGFITSLGAQDMVLAVEDIDKAPLAKPYIIANRDRFRDLPVVGKAGAARRYDFERIIGLKPDVIFIITSDPSEPELMQRKLRVPVLALSQGQPLYNEDVYLESLALVGRVLGREEQAAQLTAGVRNLTGRLRNHPVPQQQALAYVGGLSYKGNQDIKSTAGDFLPLKLAGIANIADTAGRKGNCFINKEFLLTANPPLIFIDANGLPLIQENIKAEPHYYQRLKAMTSGNTWLLLPHTTIFNTPEIMYINAFFMAKAAYPEAYAGLDLKALADEVFVLFNGVPLYEEMVRITGPVGRLHLTDKGLAHAAP comes from the coding sequence ATGGAAAAAAAGCTGAGCATTCTTGCTCTGCTGCTTCTCCTGTGCCTTCCGGCAGCTCCCGCCGGCGCGTCCACCGTTACCGATGCCCTCGGGCGTCGGGTGGACGTGCCGGAACCGGAGCACATCAGCCGGATACTGGCCCTGGGATGCAGTATGGGCTTCATCACGTCGCTGGGGGCACAGGACATGGTGCTCGCTGTGGAAGATATCGACAAGGCCCCCCTGGCCAAGCCCTACATCATTGCCAACAGGGATCGCTTCCGGGATCTGCCCGTGGTGGGCAAGGCCGGTGCGGCGCGAAGATATGATTTTGAGCGCATCATAGGCCTCAAGCCCGACGTGATCTTCATCATCACGAGCGACCCCAGCGAGCCGGAGCTCATGCAGCGTAAACTGCGCGTGCCAGTCCTGGCTCTGAGCCAGGGCCAGCCCCTGTACAATGAGGATGTGTACCTTGAATCCCTCGCCCTTGTGGGCAGGGTTTTGGGCCGGGAGGAACAGGCGGCGCAACTCACGGCGGGCGTACGTAACCTGACGGGCCGCCTGCGCAACCACCCTGTGCCGCAGCAACAGGCCCTGGCCTACGTGGGCGGGCTTTCCTACAAGGGCAATCAGGACATCAAGAGCACCGCCGGGGACTTTCTGCCCCTGAAGCTGGCGGGCATCGCCAATATTGCGGATACGGCTGGGCGCAAGGGCAATTGTTTCATCAACAAGGAATTCCTGCTCACGGCCAACCCGCCCCTCATCTTTATTGATGCCAACGGCCTGCCCCTCATCCAGGAGAACATCAAGGCCGAACCGCACTACTATCAGCGGCTCAAGGCCATGACCTCGGGCAACACATGGCTGCTGCTGCCGCACACGACCATCTTCAATACACCGGAAATTATGTATATCAATGCTTTTTTCATGGCAAAGGCAGCCTATCCTGAAGCCTATGCCGGGCTGGATCTCAAGGCTCTGGCCGATGAAGTATTTGTCCTTTTCAACGGTGTGCCCCTGTACGAGGAGATGGTGCGCATCACCGGGCCTGTGGGCCGCCTGCACCTTACCGACAAAGGACTTGCCCATGCAGCCCCTTGA